A window of the Bufo gargarizans isolate SCDJY-AF-19 chromosome 1, ASM1485885v1, whole genome shotgun sequence genome harbors these coding sequences:
- the LOC122933966 gene encoding putative claudin-24 produces the protein MALATRTYVQFGGTFLSFTGWILSCVTTYVPLWKNLNLDLNELENWTMGLWQTCVVQEEGGMQCKDFDSFLALSSELRISRILMFISNGSGMLGLVISSPGLECVKFGAGNQELKTRLLLLGGIMLWTSGLSALVPVSWVAYDTVQEFWDESIPDIVPRWEFGEALFMGWFGGFFLILGGSLLAFSYCFTSSDSTSMSYKPTKQQEQCLSVNFKYPDLTI, from the coding sequence ATGGCTTTGGCCACAAGAACTTACGTACAGTTTGGAGGAACTTTTTTGTCTTTCACTGGATGGATTCTGTCCTGTGTGACTACATATGTGCCTCTCTGGAAAAACTTGAATCTAGATTTAAATGAATTAGAGAACTGGACTATGGGACTCTGGCAGACCTGCGTTGTTCAAGAGGAAGGAGGAATGCAATGCAAGGACTTTGATTCTTTCCTGGCTCTTTCATCGGAGCTCAGGATTTCAAGGATTTTAATGTTCATATCCAATGGTTCTGGGATGCTTGGACTTGTCATCTCCAGCCCTGGTTTAGAATGTGTGAAATTTGGGGCAGGAAATCAGGAGCTGAAGACTCGACTCCTACTTCTAGGAGGCATCATGCTTTGGACTTCAGGACTAAGTGCTTTAGTTCCAGTCTCCTGGGTGGCTTATGACACTGTTCAGGAGTTTTGGGATGAGTCTATCCCAGACATTGTTCCAAGATGGGAGTTTGGTGAAGCTCTCTTTATGGGTTGGTTTGGAGGTTTTTTCCTCATCCTTGGTGGATCTCTCCTTGCTTTCTCCTACTGCTTCACATCTTCTGACTCAACATCTATGTCCTACAAGCCTACCAAGCAACAAGAACAATGTTTATCAGTAAACTTCAAATATCCAGATCTCACTATATGA